GGACAATCCTGCTGACCACCGTTACCTGGCAAAAGCTTTTTGTGCAGGTGGAATTCTTGAAGGATTAAAATATTTTGGTTTCTTAGAATGATTAGCTATCTTAAAGGTCTCGTCGCTGGTATCCAAACAATTAGCGCTAATCGCGTGATTCTGACTCTAGAAGTGAACGCGATAGGGTATGATTTGCAAATTCCGCAACGATTAGCAAATCAATTACCAGATTCAGGAGGAGTAGCGCAAATTTTCACCCATTACCAAATTCGCGAAGAAGTGCCGTTGCTATATGGCTTTGCTTCGCCAGCAGAACGTGATTTATTTCGCCACTTGCTGAGTGTCAGCGGTATTGGTGCAGCTTTAGCGATCGCCCTATTGGACACTTTGGAACTCCCAGATTTAGTCCAAGCAATTATCGCTGGTAATACGCAAATCTTAATTCAAACCCCCGGTGTCGGGAAGAAAACTGCCGAGCGCATCTGTCTGGAACTGAAAAGCAAGCTAGTCGAGTGGCGCAAATCAGCAGGGTTTTTCGTCGCCACAGGTGGCCCAGCCCCTGGAATTCTCGAGGAAGTGCAAATGACCCTCTTCGCCTTGGGATATACTGCCCATGAAGTCAGCCACGCCTTACACGTAGTCAGTGAAGACATCGGACTTCCAAAAGACGCTTACGTAGAAGATTGGATTAAACAAGCCATCGCCCATCTCAGCAGTAGTGAACAAGTTGGTTAGTGAGCATTGGGGAGCCAGTCTTGTGGTGAGGCAGCGCGGTCTTCTCCCAAAGGGAGAGGCTAACGCCTTCTCCTATCGGAGACGCTATGCGTTAGCGGAGCTTTCGCTTTAGCGATACCGGAGCGTCTCGTAGAGAAGGGGGTCTCCCGCATGAGCGACTGCCGTTAGCGAGTCTTCTCCTTCGGAGATGCCAAGGCGTAGCTTGCTTCCCAGTAGGGGTACGAGCGTCAAGGCTCTGCCGACTTGAAAGAACTGGCGTCATTAGGCATTTGTTATTTCCCTCATCCCCTGATCTTCCTCTCTTTTTATGAAGACTGACCCCTACGCTTGGATAGAAGAATCTCTGGCAACGATTCATCGGGCAAATTGGTATCGCTCGGTACAAACAATAGAGGGTCGT
This region of Nostoc sp. UHCC 0302 genomic DNA includes:
- the ruvA gene encoding Holliday junction branch migration protein RuvA; translated protein: MISYLKGLVAGIQTISANRVILTLEVNAIGYDLQIPQRLANQLPDSGGVAQIFTHYQIREEVPLLYGFASPAERDLFRHLLSVSGIGAALAIALLDTLELPDLVQAIIAGNTQILIQTPGVGKKTAERICLELKSKLVEWRKSAGFFVATGGPAPGILEEVQMTLFALGYTAHEVSHALHVVSEDIGLPKDAYVEDWIKQAIAHLSSSEQVG